The Novosphingobium resinovorum nucleotide sequence CGGAGAACCGCATGGCCGCCAGGGTATCTCCCCCCCCGGCGACCATATCGGCCAGCAGATCCGATTCCGCGCTGCACGACGAAACCAGCGTCAGCCCACCGGGCGGCAGGACTGCGGCCAGATCGTCTTCGGTGATGCGTCGTGGTGCCACGGGCCGGACCTGCTGATTTGCTATCTGCTATTCCGTCACTTCACGTACTTGTGGAAGTCGGGCGCGCGCTTCTCGGTGAAGGCGCGGACGCCTTCCTTGGACTCGTCGGTGTCGTAGAACAGCTTCACCGCATTGAGCGCCAGCATCGAGATGCCGCGGATGTTGTCGCTGTCGGCATTGAAGCTGCGCTTGGCGAGCGCCAGCGCGGTGGGCGAGCGCTGGGCGAGGATGTCGGTCCACTCGGTCACCGCCGCATCAAGCTGGTCGTGCGGGACGATCTTGTTGACGAGCCCCATCTCGAGCGCTTCTGCCGCCGTATACTGGAGGTTGAGGAACCAGATCTCGCGCGCCTTCTTGTCGCCGACGTGGCGGGCGAGGAGCGCCGTGCCCCAGCCTGCATCGACCGAGCCGACCTTGGGGCCGACCTGACCGAGCTTCGCCGATTCCGACATGATCGAAAGGTCGCACAGCGTCGCGAAGACATTGCCGCCGCCGATCGCGAAGCCGTTGATACGGGCAATCACGGGCTTGGGAATGTCGCGGATGATCGACTGCAGTTCGTCGATCGGCAGGCCGACGATGCCGCGCCCGTCGTACTGGCCTTCGTGGGCCGACTGGTCGCCGCCGGTGCAGAAGGCCTTGTCGCCCGCGCCGGTGAGCACGACCGAGCTGACGCCGCGATCGTCGGCGGCCAGCTTGAACGAGGCGATCAGTTCCTCGATCGTCTGGGCATTGAAGGCGTTGTAGAGCTTGGGGCGGTTGATCGTGATCCAGGCCGCGCGGCCCTTCACTTCGTAGATCACGTGCTTGAACTGGGGTGCTTCGCTCATAGCGAGTCCTTTCCTGCGTTGTTCTTGTAGATCGCGTGGGAGCTGGCCATCACCCGCTCTCCGACGGTGGCGATCGCCTGGGTGAAGATCATCGTGCGCGTGGTCTTCACCAGCACGACGTCCGCAACCAGCCAGTCGCCTGCGACGGGCGGAGCCAGGTAATTGACCTGCAAGGATATTGTCGGCGTATGGGGATCGGCGGCCTCGCGGTCCTGGTAGACGAAGGCCTGCCCATCAAGGAAAGTCGCCATGGCGCCGCCGTGCATGCCGCCGACGCCGTTGCAGTGATCTTCCGAGACTTTCAGGCAGTAGCGCTTCGCTGCCCAGTCGACCCAGATCTGGCCGACCGTCCACGCTCCCGTGCGGGTAACGATGCCGGTTTCCCAGTTTCCCGGGATCGGCGGCGGGGTGGTGTCCTGATCCGACATGGCCGGATCAGACCATGTTCATGCCGCCGGAGACGGAAATGGCCTGCCCGGTGATATAGGCGCCGTCGTCCGACGCGAGCATCGCCACGATGCCGGCGTAGTCCTCGGGTTCTCCCATGCGCTTCAAGGGGATACCGCGCACCATCGCGTCCTTCCACTTCTCCGCGTCGGCGCCTTCGCCCAGCACCGAGGCCATCATCGGCGTATTGGTGGGGCCGGGGCAGACGCAGTTGGCGAGCACGTTCTTGCGCGCCAGTTCGCGGGCGATCGACTTGGTGAAGCTGATGAGGCCGCCCTTGCAGGCCGAATAGACCGCCTCGTTGCTGGTGCCGACGCGCGCCGCGTCCGAGGCGATGTTGATGATCCGCCCGCCGCCGCGCTGCGCCATCCGGCCCGCGACCGCGAAATGGGTGTTGAGATTGCCCTTGAGGTTGATCGAGATGACCTTGTCCCAGAACTCCGGGGTGGTCGTGAGGAAGGGCATCGGCTTGTCCCATCCGGCGTTGTTGACCAGCGCCCAGACGGGACCAAGGGTGTCCTCAACGGCACCTACGGCAGCCTGAACGGCCTCGAAGTCGCTCACATCGACCTGCCAGGTCTGCACCACGGCGTCTCCGGCGAGCTTTGCGGTCTTTTCGCCCGCCTCGGGGCTGAGATCGAAGATGGCGACCTTGCACCCCTCCGCCGCGAGCCTGAGAACGAGCGCGCGCCCGATGCCCTGTCCGCCGCCGGTGACGATGGCGACCTTGCCTTCCAAACCTTTCACAACAACCTCCGTTTGTTCATGACCGGCTACATTTCTATGTCGCCGGCCCCTTCGGCATCGCTGCCGATGAGTTCGATCAGTCTCGTCTTGACCTTGAGGAGCACGCCGCTGGCGCCCTCGAGTTCTTCGTCCTCCACCACGCTCATGATGTCGGCTTCCACCGCATCGACCGCTTCCCTGATCGTGGCGACCAGCTTCTGGCCGGCCTTGGTCAGGTATATGCGGCGGGCGCGGGCATCGCGTTCATCCGCCCGGCGTTCCACGAAGCCGCCGCCTTCCATGCGATCGACCAGCCCACCGATCGCCACCTTGGTGAGATCGAGGTCGGCGGCCAGCGCGGTCTGGGTCATCCCGTCGCGGCGCGACAGGAAAGCCAGCACCCACCACTGCGATCGCGTGATGCCGAGCGGCTTGAGCGCCCGGTCCACGACGATGCGGCGCATGCGCGACACGTCGTGGATCAGGAACCCGAAACGCAGGTTGGAATCCAAATTCTTGGGCACGCTGGAAACTCCGGAAGTTGAACCTTCCGCACTATCCGCAATTGCGCGCGCATCAAGAGGTAAGCGTGTTTCCATTACCCTTTGCGCGCAAGCTTGCCCTTGAACATCTCACGCGCGATGATGGTCTTCATGATCTCGATGGAGCCGCCGGCGATCTTGACGATGCGCGCGTCGGCATAGGCGCGGCAGATCGGGTACTCCCACATGTAGCCCCAGCCGCCGAACAATTGCAGGCACTTGTCGACCGTTTCGCAGTGCAGCTCCGAGGTGGTCATCTTGGCCATCGCGGCATCGACCGGATCAAGCTCGCCCTTCATGAACAGGTCGATGCACTTGTCTGTGAAGACCCGCGCCATCACCGCACGCGCCTTGAGGTCGGCCAGCACGAACTGGGTGTTCTGGAAATCGCCGATGGTCTGGCCGAAGGCCTTGCGCTCGGCGGTGTAGTCCACCGTCCATTCGATGACGGTTTCGGTCACGGTCGCCGAGCGGATCGCCTGGGCGAGCCGTTCCTGCGACAGCTTCGTCATCATCAGCGCGAAGCCCTGGCCTTCCTCGCCCAGCATTGCGCTGGCGGGCACGCGCAGGTTGTCGAAGAACAGTTCCGAGGTGTCCTGCGCCTTCATGCCCAGCTTGTCGAGGTTCTGGCCCCGGTTGAAACCGGGCAGGCTGGCATCGACGAGGAACAGCGAGGTGCCCTTGGCCCCGGCGGCGCTGTCGGTCTTGGTGGCGAGCACGATCACGTCGCACAGCTGGCCGTTCGAGATGAACACCTTCTGCCCGTTGATCACGAAGTCGTCGCCGTCGCGTTCGGCGCGGGTGCGGATCGCCTTGAGATCGCTGCCCGCGTGCGGCTCGGTCATGCCGAGCGAGCCGATCGCCTCGCCGCTGACCATCTTGGGCAGCCACTGGCGCTTCTGCTCCTCGGTCCCGAAGGCGAGGATGTAGGAGGCGACGAGGTCGGTGTGGATCAGGAAGCCCGGGCCGCTCGTGCCCGCGCGCCACAGTTCCTCGAAGACGATGACGTCATAGAGATAGTCCGCGCCGATGCCGCCGTATTCCTCGGGAACCGTGCAGCACAGCATCCCGGCCTCACCGGCCTTGAGCCATACGTCGCGCGGGACGATGCCGTCCTTTTCCCACTGGTCGTGGAAGGGGACGATTTCCTTCTCGATGAACTTGCGGACGGTGTCGCGCCACATTTCGTGTTCGGGCTGGAAGAGGGATCTTTCGATCATGGCTCAGTTGCTCCCCCGTTGGGCTTTTTCCTTGGCGACCGAACCCGCGATAGCGGCGCGCGCTGCATCCCACTGCTCGCCGGTCAGGTTGGTGAGATCGGCGAAGGTGCCGGGACCGGCCAGATGCTGCGCACCGTCGATCGCGATGGTCTGCCCGGTCAGGTAATTGCAACCGTCCGACAGCAGGAAGGTAATCAGGTTGCACAGTTCCGGCATATCGCCGAAGCGGCGCAGCGGCACCGTCTCGCAATTGGTGGCCGAGCTTTGCGTGTCCGGGATCGGATTGAGCTTTTCCCACGCGCCTTCGGTAGGGAAGGGGCCGGGGGCCACAGCGTTGAGGCGGATGCCGTAAGGGCCCCATTCCACCGCCAGCGACTTGGTCATGGCGTCGATCGCAGTCTTGCCCATGGCGGACGGCACCACGAAGGCCGATCCGGTCCATACCCAGGTCGTCAGGTTGGAGACGACCGCGCCCGCGATCCCGTCGCGAATCCAGCGCTTGCCGCACGACAGCGTAGTGTAGAACGTGCCGTCGATCACCGTCGAGGTCACCGCGCGGAAGCCGCGGGCGCTCAGGTCCTTGGTCGGTGCGATGAAGTTGGCGGCGGCGTTGTTGAACAGGCCGGAAAGCGGACCCGTCTGCCAGATCGCCTCGATCATCGCGTCCACTGCATCGGCATCT carries:
- a CDS encoding enoyl-CoA hydratase-related protein, with product MSEAPQFKHVIYEVKGRAAWITINRPKLYNAFNAQTIEELIASFKLAADDRGVSSVVLTGAGDKAFCTGGDQSAHEGQYDGRGIVGLPIDELQSIIRDIPKPVIARINGFAIGGGNVFATLCDLSIMSESAKLGQVGPKVGSVDAGWGTALLARHVGDKKAREIWFLNLQYTAAEALEMGLVNKIVPHDQLDAAVTEWTDILAQRSPTALALAKRSFNADSDNIRGISMLALNAVKLFYDTDESKEGVRAFTEKRAPDFHKYVK
- a CDS encoding PaaI family thioesterase produces the protein MSDQDTTPPPIPGNWETGIVTRTGAWTVGQIWVDWAAKRYCLKVSEDHCNGVGGMHGGAMATFLDGQAFVYQDREAADPHTPTISLQVNYLAPPVAGDWLVADVVLVKTTRTMIFTQAIATVGERVMASSHAIYKNNAGKDSL
- a CDS encoding SDR family NAD(P)-dependent oxidoreductase — translated: MKGLEGKVAIVTGGGQGIGRALVLRLAAEGCKVAIFDLSPEAGEKTAKLAGDAVVQTWQVDVSDFEAVQAAVGAVEDTLGPVWALVNNAGWDKPMPFLTTTPEFWDKVISINLKGNLNTHFAVAGRMAQRGGGRIINIASDAARVGTSNEAVYSACKGGLISFTKSIARELARKNVLANCVCPGPTNTPMMASVLGEGADAEKWKDAMVRGIPLKRMGEPEDYAGIVAMLASDDGAYITGQAISVSGGMNMV
- a CDS encoding MarR family winged helix-turn-helix transcriptional regulator — its product is MPKNLDSNLRFGFLIHDVSRMRRIVVDRALKPLGITRSQWWVLAFLSRRDGMTQTALAADLDLTKVAIGGLVDRMEGGGFVERRADERDARARRIYLTKAGQKLVATIREAVDAVEADIMSVVEDEELEGASGVLLKVKTRLIELIGSDAEGAGDIEM
- a CDS encoding acyl-CoA dehydrogenase family protein, coding for MIERSLFQPEHEMWRDTVRKFIEKEIVPFHDQWEKDGIVPRDVWLKAGEAGMLCCTVPEEYGGIGADYLYDVIVFEELWRAGTSGPGFLIHTDLVASYILAFGTEEQKRQWLPKMVSGEAIGSLGMTEPHAGSDLKAIRTRAERDGDDFVINGQKVFISNGQLCDVIVLATKTDSAAGAKGTSLFLVDASLPGFNRGQNLDKLGMKAQDTSELFFDNLRVPASAMLGEEGQGFALMMTKLSQERLAQAIRSATVTETVIEWTVDYTAERKAFGQTIGDFQNTQFVLADLKARAVMARVFTDKCIDLFMKGELDPVDAAMAKMTTSELHCETVDKCLQLFGGWGYMWEYPICRAYADARIVKIAGGSIEIMKTIIAREMFKGKLARKG
- a CDS encoding SDR family oxidoreductase, with translation MFKQDVLAGKAILVTGGGSGLGREIARSLSARGAVVHICGRRQALLDETAAQISAATGGAVHAHACDIRDADAVDAMIEAIWQTGPLSGLFNNAAANFIAPTKDLSARGFRAVTSTVIDGTFYTTLSCGKRWIRDGIAGAVVSNLTTWVWTGSAFVVPSAMGKTAIDAMTKSLAVEWGPYGIRLNAVAPGPFPTEGAWEKLNPIPDTQSSATNCETVPLRRFGDMPELCNLITFLLSDGCNYLTGQTIAIDGAQHLAGPGTFADLTNLTGEQWDAARAAIAGSVAKEKAQRGSN